A window from Agrobacterium tumefaciens encodes these proteins:
- a CDS encoding DUF935 domain-containing protein, whose product MAKIIDQWGNPVSSAMLKKEQAAPTMMGVRRPNTEHQASGLTPAKLGRLLRTSMNGEPEAYLELAEDMEERDLHYAGVLAARKLQVAGLEITVEAASEDASDVENADMVRSFIERDAFESELVDMLDAIGKGFSATEIIWETSSSQWNPVALKWRDPRWFRFDEADGETLLLRDIGGDVALAPFKWIVHQAKVKSGLPIRGGIARAVCWTFLFKSFTMKDWAIFCEAYGQPLRLGKWGEGATDEDKDVLLRAVANIGVDYSAIIPASMSVEFIKADISGSHELYEKRCNFLDQQTSKVVLGQTGTTDAIAGGYAVGKVHDGVKADIERSDAKQLAATLNRDFVVAYISLNKGRQKAYPKIRIGRPQEVDLEKYMKNVTAFVNLGGKVGMAKVRDKLGIEDPDKDEELLRPVSRSNPQAAEPPAKTETTTPAKPQVSMHRAQDLPAPGDAIDDSIAKILSDDGWEPMVAPIVEGLEAQIAQAKDIAEVRAILQERLVSMDVNALTEILARAAFSARLAGLGDETLSDEV is encoded by the coding sequence ATGGCCAAAATCATCGACCAATGGGGTAATCCCGTCAGCTCCGCCATGCTGAAGAAGGAACAGGCCGCCCCGACCATGATGGGCGTGCGCCGGCCGAACACGGAGCACCAGGCTAGCGGTCTGACGCCCGCCAAGCTCGGCCGTCTTCTGAGAACATCCATGAATGGCGAGCCGGAGGCCTATCTTGAACTTGCCGAGGACATGGAGGAGCGCGACCTGCATTACGCCGGCGTGCTTGCCGCCCGCAAGCTGCAAGTGGCCGGCCTGGAGATCACGGTCGAGGCCGCCAGCGAGGACGCCAGCGATGTCGAGAATGCCGACATGGTCCGCTCCTTCATCGAGCGTGACGCCTTCGAGAGCGAACTTGTCGATATGCTCGATGCAATCGGCAAGGGCTTTTCCGCGACGGAAATCATCTGGGAAACCTCGTCAAGCCAGTGGAACCCGGTGGCGCTGAAATGGCGCGATCCGCGCTGGTTCCGATTCGATGAGGCCGATGGCGAAACGCTTCTGCTGCGCGATATCGGTGGCGATGTGGCGCTCGCGCCATTCAAGTGGATCGTTCACCAGGCGAAGGTGAAATCCGGCCTGCCGATCCGTGGTGGCATTGCCCGCGCCGTCTGCTGGACGTTCCTGTTCAAGTCCTTCACCATGAAGGACTGGGCAATCTTCTGCGAAGCTTATGGCCAGCCGCTTCGCCTGGGAAAATGGGGCGAAGGCGCGACGGACGAGGACAAGGACGTTCTGCTGCGCGCCGTTGCCAATATCGGTGTCGATTATTCCGCCATCATCCCGGCCTCGATGTCGGTCGAGTTCATCAAGGCGGACATTTCAGGTTCGCACGAGCTTTACGAGAAGCGGTGCAACTTCCTCGACCAGCAGACATCGAAAGTCGTTCTCGGGCAGACCGGCACCACGGATGCCATCGCCGGCGGTTATGCTGTCGGCAAGGTCCATGATGGCGTGAAAGCCGATATCGAGCGGTCCGACGCCAAGCAGCTGGCGGCAACGCTCAACCGCGATTTCGTGGTGGCATATATCTCCCTCAACAAGGGACGGCAAAAGGCCTATCCGAAAATCCGCATCGGCCGGCCGCAGGAAGTCGATCTTGAAAAATACATGAAAAACGTCACCGCCTTTGTGAACCTGGGCGGCAAGGTCGGCATGGCGAAGGTGCGCGACAAGCTCGGCATCGAGGACCCGGACAAGGACGAGGAGCTGCTACGTCCCGTCAGCCGTTCCAATCCCCAGGCCGCCGAGCCACCAGCGAAAACGGAAACCACGACGCCGGCGAAACCGCAGGTTTCCATGCATCGCGCTCAGGACCTGCCGGCGCCGGGCGATGCGATCGACGACAGCATTGCGAAAATCCTGTCGGACGACGGTTGGGAGCCGATGGTGGCTCCGATCGTCGAGGGGCTTGAGGCGCAGATTGCCCAGGCGAAGGACATTGCCGAAGTCCGCGCCATCCTTCAGGAACGCCTCGTGTCCATGGACGTGAACGCCCTGACGGAGATTCTTGCCCGCGCCGCCTTCTCGGCACGACTGGCAGGTCTCGGCGACGAAACCCTGTCTGACGAGGTCTGA
- a CDS encoding phage tail terminator protein: MIESIIARLLENDTPFAIAGDAAELADVKDRPVNLPAVYVYISHEKSAPNEHVNILRQRTAFDVAVVIVTENLSRGDNGAARADIEALKAFVRGQLLGFLPAGASDPLEHVEGEIQQALNGVVWFEDVFTSAYYQEKR, from the coding sequence ATGATCGAGTCAATTATCGCCCGACTTTTGGAGAACGACACACCCTTCGCGATCGCAGGCGATGCGGCCGAGCTGGCGGACGTGAAAGACCGGCCGGTCAACCTGCCAGCCGTCTACGTGTACATCTCGCATGAGAAGTCCGCGCCGAATGAGCATGTCAACATTCTGCGCCAGAGGACCGCCTTCGATGTCGCCGTCGTGATCGTCACGGAAAACCTGTCCCGAGGCGATAACGGCGCGGCCCGCGCCGACATCGAGGCGCTGAAGGCTTTCGTGCGCGGCCAGCTTCTAGGCTTTCTGCCGGCAGGCGCATCCGATCCGCTTGAGCATGTCGAGGGCGAAATTCAACAGGCGCTTAACGGTGTCGTCTGGTTCGAAGACGTGTTCACCAGCGCCTACTACCAGGAGAAACGATGA
- a CDS encoding terminase large subunit domain-containing protein produces the protein MGAARIIPADPAAIFLPYQARWISDKSRLKQMEKGRQIGLSWSTAYATVSRTAVNTAIRDQWVTSRDELQARLFVEDCKLFAGILDIAAKDMGEQVIDPETRQTAQVLKFASSRAIYSMSSNADAQAGKRGGRVLDEFALHPDPRKLWSIAYPGITWGGQLEVISTHRGSHNFFNQLVREIKEGGNPKKISLHTVTLQNALDDGFLYKLQKSLPADDERQEMDEAAYFDFVRSGCADEESFLQEYMCQPADDDTAFLEYDLIGSAEYASDVNWRSIEGGILYAGIDIGRKHDLTVLWVVEKLGDVLYTRHIETLQNMTKGDQEKVIWPWIERCVRTTIDATGLGIGWADDAQKKFGTDRVEAVTFTPRVKEALAYPVRSKMEDRRLRIPFDKHIRSDLRSVTKQVTAAGNVRFTAERTPDGHADRFWALALAIEAANTPVGQYAYKAAPRAASKFDTPNTDRDDGAPTRLASMRRSKGIY, from the coding sequence ATGGGAGCCGCCCGCATTATTCCTGCCGATCCCGCGGCCATTTTTCTCCCCTACCAGGCGCGGTGGATCAGCGACAAATCCCGGCTGAAGCAAATGGAGAAAGGCCGGCAGATCGGTTTGTCATGGTCGACTGCTTACGCCACGGTATCACGCACCGCAGTCAACACGGCCATACGTGACCAGTGGGTTACCTCACGCGATGAATTGCAGGCACGGCTCTTTGTCGAGGACTGCAAACTGTTTGCGGGTATCCTCGATATTGCTGCCAAGGACATGGGTGAGCAGGTCATCGACCCTGAGACCAGACAGACCGCCCAGGTTCTAAAGTTTGCTTCCAGCCGCGCGATCTATTCCATGTCGTCGAATGCAGACGCCCAGGCCGGCAAGCGCGGCGGTCGCGTCCTCGATGAGTTCGCCCTGCATCCCGATCCGCGAAAACTCTGGTCAATCGCTTATCCCGGCATCACCTGGGGCGGCCAGCTGGAAGTCATTTCCACGCATCGCGGCTCGCACAATTTCTTCAACCAGCTCGTCCGCGAAATCAAGGAAGGTGGCAACCCCAAGAAAATCAGCCTGCATACTGTCACGCTGCAGAACGCCCTCGATGACGGTTTTCTTTACAAGCTGCAGAAATCGCTGCCCGCCGACGACGAACGCCAGGAGATGGATGAGGCCGCCTATTTCGACTTTGTCAGATCGGGCTGCGCAGACGAAGAGAGCTTCCTTCAGGAATACATGTGCCAGCCCGCCGACGACGACACGGCGTTTCTGGAATATGACCTGATAGGCTCGGCCGAGTACGCTTCCGATGTGAACTGGCGCAGCATCGAGGGCGGCATTCTTTATGCCGGCATCGATATCGGCCGTAAACATGACCTGACGGTGTTGTGGGTTGTCGAGAAGCTCGGCGACGTGCTTTACACCCGCCATATCGAAACGCTTCAGAACATGACCAAGGGTGACCAGGAGAAGGTTATCTGGCCATGGATCGAGCGCTGCGTAAGGACCACGATCGACGCCACCGGCCTCGGTATCGGCTGGGCCGACGACGCGCAGAAGAAGTTCGGCACTGATCGTGTCGAGGCTGTCACCTTCACGCCCCGCGTCAAGGAAGCACTGGCCTATCCGGTTCGTTCGAAGATGGAAGATCGGCGGCTGCGCATTCCTTTCGACAAGCATATTCGCTCCGATCTGCGCTCGGTGACGAAACAGGTCACGGCGGCCGGCAATGTCCGGTTTACGGCAGAACGCACGCCCGACGGCCATGCCGACCGTTTCTGGGCTTTGGCGCTGGCGATCGAGGCAGCCAATACGCCAGTCGGGCAATATGCCTACAAGGCGGCCCCGCGTGCCGCCTCCAAGTTCGATACCCCCAACACCGATCGTGACGACGGCGCACCGACGCGCCTTGCCTCGATGCGTCGATCGAAAGGAATCTACTGA
- a CDS encoding DUF1799 domain-containing protein, translated as MGVRFAAAPKVEDDIQIMASAWDSYIAFRACETQWRMVIGLSGLIWLGLDYPACKLVLDDIGAPAHIFADLRYMEGVALRVLNEVDG; from the coding sequence ATGGGCGTCCGTTTTGCAGCCGCACCGAAAGTTGAGGACGATATCCAGATCATGGCCAGTGCCTGGGACAGCTACATTGCCTTCCGTGCCTGCGAAACGCAGTGGCGCATGGTTATTGGCCTCTCCGGCCTGATCTGGCTCGGTCTCGATTACCCCGCCTGCAAGCTCGTCCTCGATGATATCGGCGCGCCGGCGCATATCTTTGCCGATCTCCGTTACATGGAAGGTGTCGCGCTGCGCGTTCTCAACGAGGTGGATGGCTGA
- a CDS encoding DUF2730 family protein has translation MIPSDMIPYVSLALGVIALLGHIKGWMNSGEKELAKDVTALKVEAEVHEKKLIEHDRRIQSVESDMKYLPDRESQHRLELALEKVNGRLDTLNETLKPIKANGEALNDLLLERAKQANV, from the coding sequence ATGATCCCCAGTGACATGATCCCCTATGTCAGCCTCGCACTCGGCGTCATCGCGCTCCTCGGCCATATCAAGGGCTGGATGAACAGCGGTGAAAAGGAACTCGCCAAGGATGTCACCGCCCTCAAAGTCGAGGCCGAGGTGCACGAAAAAAAGCTGATCGAGCACGATCGCCGCATCCAGTCGGTCGAAAGCGACATGAAATATTTGCCCGACCGGGAAAGCCAGCACCGGCTGGAACTGGCGCTCGAAAAGGTCAACGGGCGTCTCGACACCCTCAACGAAACCCTCAAGCCGATCAAGGCGAACGGCGAGGCTTTGAACGATCTGCTGTTGGAAAGGGCGAAACAGGCCAATGTCTGA
- a CDS encoding phage minor head protein, with protein MAAILQPLPPRDAIAAFAARIGSPVETLSYLDMWQAEHATSFTVARSAGFDILNDILAAIERLLSEGQTIEQASRQLQPILQAKGWWGKKIIADPVTGETVPAQLGSARRLRTIFDTNMRVSYAAGHWTSFEQNRRTRPYLRYVTMRDDHVRPEHARRHNLVLPIDHPYWNEWAPPCGWGCRCTLQSLSQRDIDMLLAQGEKLIFEPPENTWRNFVNKRTGEVTRVPDGIDPGWGYNPGKAGYEARVAQLLAQKMANGLGSPQNPP; from the coding sequence GTGGCAGCGATCCTTCAGCCCCTGCCGCCCCGCGATGCCATCGCCGCCTTTGCCGCCCGCATCGGCTCGCCCGTCGAGACGCTCTCCTATCTCGACATGTGGCAGGCAGAGCATGCCACCAGTTTCACCGTCGCCAGGTCTGCCGGATTCGATATCTTGAACGATATTCTAGCGGCCATTGAGCGCCTCTTGAGTGAAGGCCAGACGATCGAGCAGGCATCCCGCCAGCTGCAGCCGATCCTTCAGGCGAAGGGCTGGTGGGGAAAAAAAATCATCGCAGATCCCGTGACGGGCGAGACCGTGCCGGCGCAGCTCGGCAGCGCGCGCCGTCTGCGCACCATCTTCGACACCAACATGCGGGTGTCCTATGCGGCCGGTCACTGGACGAGCTTCGAGCAGAACCGCCGCACCCGGCCATATCTGCGCTATGTCACGATGCGCGACGATCATGTCCGTCCGGAACATGCTCGCCGGCACAATCTCGTGTTGCCGATCGACCATCCCTATTGGAACGAATGGGCACCGCCTTGCGGCTGGGGATGCCGTTGCACGCTGCAAAGCCTTTCGCAACGTGACATCGACATGTTGCTTGCCCAGGGCGAAAAGCTGATATTCGAGCCACCGGAAAACACCTGGCGCAATTTCGTCAACAAACGCACCGGCGAAGTCACCCGTGTTCCCGATGGCATCGATCCGGGCTGGGGCTATAATCCGGGCAAGGCCGGGTACGAAGCGCGGGTGGCGCAGCTGCTCGCCCAGAAGATGGCAAATGGCCTCGGCTCGCCCCAAAATCCGCCATAG
- a CDS encoding phage virion morphogenesis protein, which yields MTGSAIYLDDELTPVISRIGLAVAHPGELTSAFASYLVFSTQRRFELETGPDGIKWKALARRTQLKKIRGRQRGANNILRVTTALYRSIVGHSDERSASVGSNLVYARVHQEGGEIRMYARSQRASLGKIRGRTRFVPRGKKGSEERKITIGEHTITVPARPYLGFSAEDRTRLVEIGQDYLEGKAR from the coding sequence ATGACTGGCTCGGCCATCTATCTCGATGACGAACTGACGCCGGTTATTTCGCGGATCGGCCTTGCCGTTGCGCATCCCGGCGAACTGACATCGGCCTTTGCCTCCTACCTCGTCTTTTCGACACAGCGCCGCTTCGAGCTGGAAACCGGCCCGGACGGCATAAAGTGGAAGGCGCTCGCCCGCCGCACGCAGCTGAAGAAAATTCGTGGCCGGCAACGCGGCGCAAACAACATCCTGCGTGTCACCACCGCACTTTACCGCAGCATCGTTGGCCATTCCGATGAGCGCTCCGCGTCTGTCGGTTCGAACCTTGTCTATGCCCGTGTCCACCAGGAGGGCGGTGAAATCCGGATGTACGCCCGCAGCCAGCGGGCATCGCTTGGGAAGATACGCGGAAGAACCCGGTTCGTGCCACGCGGCAAGAAAGGCTCCGAAGAAAGAAAGATCACAATCGGCGAACACACCATTACCGTGCCGGCACGCCCCTATCTCGGCTTTTCGGCCGAGGACCGCACGCGGCTTGTCGAGATCGGTCAGGACTATCTGGAAGGCAAGGCACGATGA
- a CDS encoding HI1506-related protein, which yields MSKPTTSPKKSRSTAPAVDLETVKTDGTQDDAAVTTSVASDPSGLRAPDGNNTGPADADGSVADQNLTDEGHDQTDVDAATASVNLSTEPSQGDANGAGANAGSVSGETSGVLKVDDIGHLTETLTLAAIGKSLLEIIVDVARDYPELQEWIGSDDPAGIVRELVEEIAVLKDIRLASEPVSFSMKSGGLRIGVAEGIGTLTISDVLNGAGEHANRYASMTPEEFERDFPLSFALLSPFTETLLAEHPPLVRVTSNRDGFRRAGIAHSSRPVDYRPGDLSPEQLEAIIAEPLLTVEVID from the coding sequence ATGTCGAAGCCTACGACATCCCCGAAGAAATCCCGTTCCACCGCGCCCGCCGTCGATCTTGAGACCGTCAAGACGGATGGCACGCAGGATGATGCAGCCGTTACCACATCGGTTGCATCTGACCCGTCAGGTTTGAGAGCACCTGACGGGAATAATACCGGCCCGGCCGACGCCGATGGTTCTGTTGCTGACCAGAACCTCACCGACGAAGGGCATGACCAGACCGATGTGGATGCGGCCACCGCATCGGTCAACCTTTCCACCGAACCCTCCCAGGGCGATGCGAACGGAGCCGGCGCGAATGCCGGTTCCGTCAGCGGCGAAACGTCCGGTGTGCTGAAGGTCGACGATATCGGCCATCTTACCGAGACCCTGACGCTGGCTGCGATCGGCAAATCGCTGCTTGAGATCATTGTCGATGTCGCACGGGATTATCCCGAGCTTCAGGAATGGATTGGAAGCGACGATCCGGCCGGCATCGTGCGTGAACTCGTCGAGGAAATCGCCGTCCTGAAGGACATCCGTCTCGCTTCAGAGCCGGTGTCATTCTCGATGAAATCGGGAGGACTGAGAATCGGCGTTGCCGAGGGTATTGGCACGTTGACAATCAGCGACGTTTTGAACGGAGCTGGCGAACACGCCAACCGTTATGCATCTATGACACCTGAGGAATTCGAGCGCGATTTCCCGCTGTCGTTCGCGCTGCTGTCTCCTTTCACGGAAACCCTCTTGGCGGAACACCCGCCGCTGGTGCGCGTCACCTCCAATCGTGATGGCTTCCGACGCGCCGGCATAGCCCATTCGTCCAGGCCGGTTGACTATCGCCCCGGCGATCTCTCGCCCGAGCAGCTGGAAGCGATCATCGCAGAACCGCTCCTAACGGTTGAGGTCATCGATTGA
- a CDS encoding phage tail tube protein, whose translation MAKRYWRNRALLVKPEVTYGVDAVPTGAANAMLATNVSLEPLLGEDLTRDLVLPNMGHQGIILDGNYARLSYEVEIAGSGAAGTAPAVGPCLRASGFQEIVTAATKVEYKPVSKLFESTTHYFNIDGVNHVLVGTRGTMTFGLTPRQIPRFVFTMTGLIGTIADVALPVVDVTDFLAPVPVNDANTSVSLFGYAGACEGITFDLANQIEPRMLINSESIEQTDRQMTGSAIMEATHLADKNWFQIARSHTKGILAAQHGTVAGNIVKFDAPAVQIGRPTYGETQRIMNNTLPLMFTPTTAGNDEILITFE comes from the coding sequence ATGGCTAAACGCTACTGGCGTAACCGCGCCCTCCTGGTGAAACCCGAGGTAACCTATGGCGTCGACGCCGTGCCGACCGGCGCGGCCAATGCCATGCTTGCGACCAACGTGAGCCTGGAACCGCTGCTCGGCGAAGATTTGACCCGTGACCTGGTACTGCCCAACATGGGCCATCAGGGCATCATTCTCGATGGCAACTATGCCCGCCTTTCCTATGAGGTCGAGATTGCCGGCTCTGGCGCTGCCGGCACTGCGCCGGCCGTGGGTCCGTGCCTTCGCGCCAGCGGCTTTCAGGAAATCGTCACCGCCGCCACCAAGGTCGAATACAAGCCGGTTTCCAAGCTGTTCGAAAGCACCACGCATTATTTCAATATCGACGGCGTGAACCATGTCCTGGTCGGTACACGCGGCACCATGACCTTCGGGCTGACGCCGCGCCAGATTCCGCGTTTCGTCTTCACCATGACCGGCCTGATCGGCACCATCGCAGACGTTGCCCTGCCTGTCGTCGATGTGACCGATTTTCTGGCCCCGGTTCCCGTCAACGACGCCAACACCTCGGTTTCCCTGTTCGGTTACGCCGGCGCCTGCGAGGGCATCACCTTCGACCTGGCGAACCAAATCGAGCCGCGCATGCTCATCAATTCGGAATCGATCGAGCAGACCGACCGCCAGATGACCGGCAGCGCCATCATGGAAGCGACCCATCTTGCCGACAAGAACTGGTTCCAGATCGCCCGCTCTCACACCAAGGGCATTCTTGCCGCCCAGCATGGCACGGTTGCCGGCAACATCGTCAAGTTTGACGCGCCGGCCGTCCAGATCGGCCGCCCGACCTATGGCGAAACGCAGCGCATCATGAACAACACCCTTCCGCTGATGTTCACGCCGACGACTGCCGGCAACGACGAAATTCTGATCACCTTCGAGTGA
- a CDS encoding phage protease: MKNALATLLASALLTAHSAELTASAADETWMLLIPAGTFSGRDGRGPYNSGDLVSLQRIADTTRRYAGKTDILIDYEHQSRNTLENGKPAPAAGWIKEVEARPDGLYGRVEWTANAAAAIKAKEYRYISPVYFHTKAGEVLALQTVALTNVPNLDLFEVSAHSIFSTRNTEPEVSMKKVLAALGLAEGGSEDDVLVAINSLLTSSTAIAVAAGLTKDAKSEAIATAVQSAFADRKKIALAAGKKEDASVDDIVSVLSSAHSAVTPDPTKFVPIEQVSAMQADLNLLKEKDASKDAEAAVGDAIRDGKLAPALKDWGLAMHRADPKKFSEFVGKAPVLTSAQRTASANPPENGKPSLNDAEIAVMRQMGLTEEQMLNAKKGGDA, translated from the coding sequence ATGAAAAACGCTCTCGCAACCCTCCTTGCTTCCGCATTGCTCACGGCGCATTCCGCCGAGCTGACGGCATCCGCCGCAGACGAAACGTGGATGCTTCTGATCCCGGCCGGCACATTCTCCGGTCGCGACGGTCGCGGCCCCTATAATTCCGGCGACTTGGTGTCGCTCCAGCGCATCGCCGATACGACCCGCCGCTATGCCGGCAAGACAGACATCCTGATCGACTACGAGCACCAGAGCCGCAACACGCTGGAGAACGGCAAGCCTGCTCCCGCAGCCGGCTGGATCAAGGAAGTCGAGGCGCGTCCGGACGGGCTTTATGGCCGTGTCGAGTGGACGGCCAATGCCGCCGCGGCCATCAAGGCGAAAGAGTATCGCTACATTTCCCCGGTCTATTTCCACACCAAGGCAGGCGAAGTGCTGGCCCTTCAGACGGTGGCCCTGACCAACGTTCCGAACCTCGATCTGTTCGAGGTCTCGGCCCATTCGATTTTTTCCACCCGCAACACTGAACCAGAGGTATCCATGAAAAAGGTGCTTGCTGCCCTCGGCCTGGCCGAAGGCGGCAGCGAAGACGATGTGCTTGTCGCCATCAATTCGCTGCTGACCAGCTCGACGGCAATTGCCGTTGCGGCCGGTCTTACGAAGGACGCCAAGTCCGAGGCGATCGCCACGGCCGTCCAGTCCGCCTTCGCTGATCGCAAGAAGATCGCGCTTGCTGCCGGCAAAAAGGAAGACGCCAGCGTCGACGACATCGTCAGCGTTCTGTCTTCCGCCCATTCCGCTGTCACGCCCGATCCGACGAAATTCGTTCCGATCGAACAGGTCAGCGCGATGCAGGCTGATCTCAATCTCCTGAAGGAGAAGGACGCCAGCAAGGATGCAGAAGCCGCAGTCGGCGACGCCATCCGCGACGGCAAGCTTGCTCCGGCGCTGAAGGATTGGGGCCTCGCGATGCACAGGGCCGATCCGAAGAAGTTCTCGGAGTTCGTTGGCAAAGCCCCCGTGCTCACCTCTGCGCAGCGCACGGCCAGCGCCAACCCTCCCGAGAACGGCAAGCCCAGCCTCAACGACGCAGAGATCGCAGTCATGCGTCAGATGGGTCTGACCGAAGAGCAGATGTTGAACGCCAAGAAAGGCGGTGACGCATGA
- a CDS encoding Mu-like prophage major head subunit gpT family protein — protein MEINTQTLRSAYVGFNAAFQQGIGEATSMFGRIATTVPSTTATQEYGWLGNFPGFREWIGDRVVNGLAKHGYSLKNKDYENTIGVDRNDFNDDNLGIYAPMFRDFGQTAVTFPDTLIWPLLKAGWATLCYDKQFFFDTDHPVLDANGNTISVANTDGGNGTPWFLLDTSRALKPLIYQERKKFTNLVRMDKDDDENVFTKKEFRYGLDGRCAVGFGFWQMAWGSKQVLDTAHYEAARTGLANMKGDYGRPLAIQPKLLVVPPSLEGAARRIVGNSLKDGGGTNEWFGTAEVLVVPWLA, from the coding sequence ATGGAAATCAACACCCAGACACTCCGCTCCGCCTATGTCGGCTTCAATGCAGCCTTCCAGCAGGGCATTGGCGAAGCGACCAGCATGTTCGGTCGCATCGCAACAACCGTGCCCTCCACGACCGCCACGCAGGAATATGGCTGGCTCGGCAATTTCCCGGGCTTCCGCGAATGGATCGGTGACCGCGTCGTCAACGGGCTGGCCAAGCACGGCTACTCGCTGAAGAACAAGGACTACGAAAACACCATCGGCGTCGATCGCAACGACTTCAACGATGACAATCTCGGCATCTATGCGCCGATGTTCCGTGACTTCGGGCAGACCGCCGTGACATTCCCGGACACGCTGATCTGGCCTCTACTGAAGGCTGGCTGGGCCACCTTGTGCTACGACAAGCAGTTCTTCTTCGACACTGACCATCCGGTCCTCGATGCAAACGGCAATACCATCTCCGTCGCCAACACAGACGGTGGCAATGGTACGCCGTGGTTCCTGCTCGACACCAGCCGCGCGTTGAAGCCGCTCATCTACCAGGAGCGCAAGAAATTCACCAACCTCGTGCGCATGGACAAGGATGACGACGAAAACGTCTTCACCAAGAAGGAATTCCGCTACGGCCTCGATGGTCGTTGCGCCGTCGGCTTCGGTTTCTGGCAGATGGCCTGGGGTTCGAAGCAGGTGCTCGACACGGCCCACTACGAGGCTGCGCGCACCGGGCTTGCAAACATGAAGGGCGACTATGGCCGTCCGCTTGCGATCCAGCCGAAACTTCTTGTCGTCCCGCCGTCTCTCGAAGGCGCCGCCCGCCGCATCGTCGGCAACAGCCTGAAAGACGGCGGCGGCACCAACGAATGGTTCGGCACTGCCGAAGTCCTGGTTGTTCCCTGGCTGGCTTGA
- a CDS encoding gp436 family protein: protein MTYVTQQDLIDRFGEKELIELTDRVNKPVSTINPVVVERAISDASALIDGYLKKVLKLPLSVVPPILTKNAADIARYYLHGKAADKDSPVTRAYNEAVGFLRDVSRGLVELTDGGETPAPAGGGSVRASAPGRVFTRDSLKDY from the coding sequence TTGACCTACGTCACGCAACAGGACCTGATCGACCGTTTCGGCGAAAAAGAACTGATCGAACTGACGGACCGCGTTAACAAGCCGGTTTCGACGATCAATCCTGTTGTCGTCGAGCGCGCCATTTCCGACGCATCCGCCCTGATCGACGGCTATCTTAAAAAGGTCCTCAAGCTGCCTTTGAGCGTCGTTCCACCGATCCTCACGAAGAACGCGGCCGATATCGCCCGCTATTACCTTCATGGCAAGGCAGCCGACAAGGATAGCCCGGTCACCCGCGCCTATAACGAGGCGGTCGGCTTCCTGCGTGACGTTTCGCGCGGCCTGGTCGAACTGACGGACGGCGGAGAAACGCCGGCGCCGGCAGGCGGCGGTTCGGTTCGGGCGTCTGCGCCTGGTCGTGTCTTCACCCGTGACAGCCTGAAGGATTACTGA
- a CDS encoding DUF3486 family protein produces the protein MSTGRGRLSGIELLPEACADAVAWAAEELQKRDRTQTEIYEEFVGKLEAVDREYRGELEFSIPSFSAFNRYSIRLATLTQRLHQTREIASTLASKFDAAASDDLTLIASEAIKTLVFELVTAGGEAGFDPKGAKALADALFSASRAQGVSTARRQKVEAEFKENVKATLKTVGEKAGISQETLDEINRRLGAG, from the coding sequence ATGAGCACGGGGCGCGGCCGGCTTTCCGGTATCGAACTTTTGCCCGAGGCGTGCGCCGATGCTGTTGCATGGGCCGCCGAGGAGCTTCAGAAGCGTGACCGCACGCAGACGGAAATCTATGAGGAGTTCGTCGGCAAGCTCGAAGCCGTGGATCGCGAGTATCGTGGCGAACTGGAATTCTCAATTCCCTCGTTCTCGGCCTTCAACCGGTATTCTATCCGCCTCGCGACACTGACGCAGCGCCTGCACCAGACCCGCGAAATCGCCTCTACACTTGCCAGCAAGTTCGATGCGGCCGCGTCGGACGATCTGACCCTGATCGCGTCCGAGGCAATCAAGACGCTCGTGTTCGAGCTGGTGACGGCCGGTGGTGAGGCCGGGTTTGATCCGAAGGGTGCGAAGGCGTTGGCCGATGCGCTCTTTTCCGCATCCAGGGCGCAGGGCGTTTCGACAGCACGGCGCCAGAAGGTCGAGGCCGAATTTAAGGAGAACGTCAAAGCCACTCTTAAGACCGTCGGCGAGAAAGCCGGCATTTCTCAGGAAACCCTTGACGAAATCAATCGCAGGCTGGGGGCTGGCTGA